One segment of Candidatus Eisenbacteria bacterium DNA contains the following:
- the tuf gene encoding elongation factor Tu (EF-Tu; promotes GTP-dependent binding of aminoacyl-tRNA to the A-site of ribosomes during protein biosynthesis; when the tRNA anticodon matches the mRNA codon, GTP hydrolysis results; the inactive EF-Tu-GDP leaves the ribosome and release of GDP is promoted by elongation factor Ts; many prokaryotes have two copies of the gene encoding EF-Tu), protein DHVEITGQLITPIAMEKELRFAIREGGRTVGAGVVTEIIE, encoded by the coding sequence GCGATCATGTTGAGATTACAGGGCAATTGATCACCCCGATCGCCATGGAGAAGGAGCTGCGGTTCGCGATTCGTGAGGGCGGTCGCACGGTGGGTGCCGGCGTCGTCACCGAAATTATTGAGTAA